Below is a window of Brachyspira hampsonii DNA.
AAATAGCAGCTACTAACTGACTTTTAGATATACTTGTTGCAATAAGTCCAAGTCCAAGTATTGCAGTACCTAAAAGAAATAATCCCAAATATCCGCTGAATATTACTCCAATATCAGGCTTGCCAAATACCATAAGAAGTATAGGATAAACAAAAGTCATCACAAGAAGTGAAGCATATACAACCAATACAGATAAATATTTTCCTAAAACATATTGTAATGAAGTGATTGGTGCTGTCATTATAAGTTCAAAAGTTCCGGAAGCCCTTTCCTCTGCTATAAGTTTCATACAAAGAATAGAAAGGAATAATATTGTAAAAAATCCAATATTATACATAGTATTTTCCATAACGGCAAGTCTGCTATAATAGATTTCTATAGTAAAAAAGTATCCTGTCAAAGCAAGATATATAAATCCTAATATATAATATAATGGCGATACATAAAAAGATTGAATTTCTCTTGAAAATACAACATATATATTTCTCATTTATCTT
It encodes the following:
- a CDS encoding ABC transporter permease, with amino-acid sequence MRNIYVVFSREIQSFYVSPLYYILGFIYLALTGYFFTIEIYYSRLAVMENTMYNIGFFTILFLSILCMKLIAEERASGTFELIMTAPITSLQYVLGKYLSVLVVYASLLVMTFVYPILLMVFGKPDIGVIFSGYLGLFLLGTAILGLGLIATSISKSQLVAAILGVSMGIFAYIINWLSEMFTGASKILNAISITTYFSDFTKGMIDIQNVIFFLIWAVACISISTMFVESYKWQ